In one Candidatus Nitronereus thalassa genomic region, the following are encoded:
- a CDS encoding molybdopterin-dependent oxidoreductase has product MKVSTGAVAVVALADNALALTALQPVIEVGNPLGEYPDRAWERVYHDQYRYDSSFTWCCSPNDTHACRIRAFVRNGIVMRVEQNYDHQTYEDLYGNRGTFAHNPRMCLKGYTMHRRVYGPYRLKGPLIRRGWKAWMDAGSPEFTQDIVTKYKFNARYLDDMLRVGWDTAYTYLAKAMIIIAERYSGEAGARRLREQGYPPEMIEMTKGSGVRCMKFRSGMPVLGIIGKMGVTRMNGGCGALLDTYIRQVKPNQAQGGRYWNNYTWHGDQDPSQPWWNGTQNCDEDLNDMRFCKFNTSWGKNFVENKMPEAHWKLECIERGGRIAVITPEYNPTAYRADYWIPVRPATDGAFFLGAAKAIFDENMQDMDFIQSSTDLPILVRSDTLQYLDPRDVIKDYQFPDLSRSYSGKVQTLKPYEIERLGGFMVWDINQNQAVPIHRELVGWHFKNSGIEPALMGTFRVKLLNGREVDVLPIYQLYQVHLQDYDLDTVHQINRAPKDLIIRWARDMGTVKPAAIHNGEGVCHYFHMTSMGRAAAMTLIITGNIGKFGSGCHTWSGNYKAGIWASTPWAGAGLSVHTGENPFKITTDPNAHGKEIFTRGYYYGEEVGYWNHGDTALIVNTPKYGRRVFTGKTHMPTPSKFRWVANVNILNNSKHHYDMVKNVDPHIETIVHQDIEMTSDVNHADVSFAVNSWMEFTYPEMTATVSNPWMQIWKGGIRPLYDTRNDLDTVAGVAAKLKELTGDRRFRDYFKFVYDNRVDVYVQRLLDAGSTSYGYSADTMLKSEKGWMVMCRTYPRVPLWEEANESKPQWTRSGRLETYRIEPEAIEYGENFISHREGTEATPYLPNAIMTTNPYVRPDDYGIPITAQHHDDKTVRNIALPWAEIKRYSNPLWEKGYQFYCVTPKTRHRVHSQWSVNDWVQMYESNFGDAYRMDKRTPGVGEHQLHVNPQAAKDRGINDGDYVYVDGNPVDRPYRGWKPSDPYYKVARLMIRAKYNPAFPYHVTMAKHAPFVSTAKSVKGHETRPDGRAIATDTGYQSNFRYGAQQSFTRSWLMPMHQTDSLPGKSANKWKFKWGFEIDHHAVNTTPKECLIRITKAEDGGIGGRGPWEPVRSGFTPGQENEFMIKWLKGDHIKIKV; this is encoded by the coding sequence ATGAAAGTTTCAACGGGAGCCGTAGCTGTAGTGGCTTTGGCTGATAACGCGTTGGCTCTTACAGCCTTGCAGCCGGTTATTGAGGTAGGGAATCCGCTCGGCGAGTATCCTGATCGCGCTTGGGAGCGGGTGTATCACGATCAGTATCGCTATGATTCATCCTTTACCTGGTGTTGTTCCCCCAACGACACCCATGCCTGCCGGATTCGTGCTTTTGTGCGGAACGGGATCGTGATGCGGGTAGAGCAAAACTACGATCATCAAACCTATGAAGATCTCTACGGTAATCGCGGGACCTTCGCGCACAATCCCAGGATGTGCTTGAAGGGCTACACCATGCACCGACGAGTGTATGGTCCGTACCGTTTAAAAGGCCCCCTCATTCGGCGGGGGTGGAAAGCTTGGATGGATGCCGGCAGCCCCGAATTTACCCAAGATATTGTAACAAAGTATAAATTCAACGCTCGGTATCTGGATGACATGTTACGGGTCGGTTGGGATACCGCTTATACTTATCTCGCCAAAGCTATGATCATTATTGCAGAGCGCTATAGTGGAGAGGCAGGAGCTCGACGTCTGCGTGAGCAAGGCTATCCACCGGAAATGATTGAAATGACCAAAGGGTCAGGAGTCCGGTGCATGAAATTCCGTTCAGGAATGCCCGTCCTTGGAATTATTGGAAAGATGGGAGTCACACGAATGAACGGGGGTTGTGGGGCATTGCTCGATACATACATCAGGCAAGTGAAACCGAATCAAGCTCAAGGGGGACGGTATTGGAATAATTATACGTGGCATGGAGATCAAGATCCTTCCCAACCTTGGTGGAATGGTACGCAAAATTGCGATGAAGATCTGAACGATATGCGGTTTTGTAAATTTAATACGAGCTGGGGAAAGAACTTTGTTGAGAACAAGATGCCGGAAGCCCACTGGAAGTTGGAGTGCATTGAGCGAGGAGGACGGATTGCAGTCATCACGCCCGAATACAATCCAACCGCCTATAGAGCAGATTACTGGATTCCCGTTCGTCCCGCCACGGATGGGGCGTTTTTCCTTGGCGCCGCGAAAGCCATTTTTGATGAAAATATGCAGGACATGGACTTTATTCAGTCATCTACGGATCTTCCCATTCTGGTGCGGAGCGATACACTCCAATATTTAGATCCACGGGATGTCATCAAGGATTATCAATTCCCTGACTTATCGAGAAGTTATTCAGGAAAAGTGCAAACGTTAAAGCCATATGAGATTGAGCGGTTGGGTGGTTTTATGGTGTGGGATATCAATCAAAATCAGGCTGTGCCCATTCATCGGGAGTTAGTCGGGTGGCATTTCAAGAATAGCGGTATTGAGCCTGCGTTAATGGGGACGTTTCGAGTTAAACTGTTGAATGGTCGTGAGGTAGATGTCCTGCCAATTTATCAGCTCTATCAAGTTCATTTACAGGATTATGACCTCGACACGGTCCACCAAATCAATCGGGCTCCTAAGGATTTAATTATCCGATGGGCTAGGGATATGGGGACCGTCAAGCCGGCGGCCATTCATAATGGAGAAGGTGTGTGCCACTATTTCCATATGACCTCCATGGGTAGAGCCGCTGCCATGACTCTCATTATTACCGGAAATATAGGCAAATTTGGTTCGGGGTGTCATACCTGGTCCGGGAATTATAAGGCAGGAATTTGGGCATCGACTCCTTGGGCTGGGGCAGGTTTGTCCGTTCACACGGGAGAAAACCCCTTTAAAATTACTACGGATCCCAATGCGCATGGAAAAGAAATATTCACTCGTGGTTACTATTATGGAGAAGAAGTTGGCTATTGGAATCATGGGGATACGGCGTTGATTGTGAATACGCCGAAGTATGGGCGACGAGTGTTTACTGGGAAAACGCACATGCCAACCCCAAGTAAGTTCCGATGGGTGGCGAATGTCAATATCTTGAATAATTCCAAGCACCATTACGATATGGTGAAAAACGTTGATCCGCATATTGAAACTATTGTTCATCAGGACATCGAGATGACCTCCGACGTCAATCATGCAGATGTTTCGTTTGCGGTAAATAGTTGGATGGAATTTACCTATCCGGAAATGACCGCCACAGTTTCGAATCCCTGGATGCAAATTTGGAAGGGTGGTATTCGACCGCTCTATGACACACGAAATGACTTGGATACCGTGGCAGGAGTCGCGGCGAAACTCAAGGAGCTGACAGGTGATAGGCGCTTCCGTGATTACTTTAAATTTGTCTATGATAACCGGGTGGACGTCTATGTCCAGCGACTACTTGATGCTGGTTCCACGTCTTATGGGTATAGTGCAGACACCATGTTGAAGTCGGAAAAAGGCTGGATGGTCATGTGCCGAACCTACCCTCGAGTCCCACTGTGGGAGGAAGCCAATGAAAGTAAACCTCAATGGACCAGAAGTGGACGACTAGAAACTTACCGCATCGAGCCGGAAGCCATTGAGTATGGGGAAAACTTCATTTCGCATCGGGAAGGGACGGAAGCCACGCCCTATCTGCCCAATGCGATCATGACGACCAACCCGTATGTGCGGCCGGATGACTACGGGATTCCCATCACGGCTCAGCATCATGATGATAAAACGGTGCGGAACATTGCGTTGCCGTGGGCGGAAATCAAACGGTACTCCAACCCACTCTGGGAAAAAGGGTATCAGTTCTATTGTGTGACGCCGAAGACGCGGCATCGGGTGCACAGTCAATGGTCCGTCAATGACTGGGTGCAGATGTATGAATCCAACTTCGGGGATGCGTATCGGATGGATAAACGGACGCCGGGTGTGGGTGAACATCAATTGCATGTGAATCCGCAAGCGGCTAAAGACCGGGGTATCAACGACGGGGACTATGTCTACGTCGATGGGAACCCAGTGGATCGTCCATATCGTGGGTGGAAGCCCTCAGATCCGTACTACAAAGTGGCACGGTTGATGATTCGGGCGAAGTATAATCCAGCCTTCCCGTACCATGTCACGATGGCCAAGCATGCGCCGTTTGTGTCGACTGCGAAATCGGTGAAAGGGCATGAAACGCGGCCAGACGGACGCGCGATTGCGACGGATACGGGGTATCAATCGAATTTTCGATACGGGGCTCAACAATCTTTTACGCGGAGTTGGTTAATGCCTATGCATCAAACGGATTCATTACCAGGAAAGAGTGCGAACAAATGGAAATTCAAGTGGGGTTTTGAAATTGATCATCATGCAGTCAATACAACACCAAAGGAATGTTTGATTCGGATTACGAAAGCCGAGGATGGTGGCATTGGTGGCCGCGGTCCCTGGGAGCCAGTCCGATCCGGGTTTACGCCTGGCCAGGAGAATGAGTTCATGATCAAGTGGCTCAAAGGCGACCACATTAAGATCAAGGTGTAA
- a CDS encoding 4Fe-4S dicluster domain-containing protein yields MPEVYNWQLGRKMLYPYEERHPKWQFAFVFNINRCLACQTCSMADKSTWLFSKGQEYMWWNNVETKPYGGYPQFYDVKITQLIEQVNPGGQVWNVRVGRKHHAPYGVFEGMTIFDAGAKVGQAAIGYIPTDQEWRFVNIYEDTATSMRAIVEGIDKTGFTKEEPWKMQGSSLPEHETYFFYLQRICNHCTYPGCLAACPRKAIYKRPEDGIVLIDQNRCRGYKKCVEQCPFKKPMYRGTTRVTEKCIACYPRVEGKDPLTGGEPMETRCMAACVGKIRLQNLVKIGEDGLWAEDRWNPLYYTIRVEQVALPLYPQWGTEPNGFYIPPRQAPRGYIRQMFGPGVDAAIEKYLVPSRELLAVLQLWRASQQIIFRYDVIPGPLVFETQIHGRRFQMYNDTVLGFNKSGKEAVRQQVEEPIYIRPAERVTWL; encoded by the coding sequence ATGCCAGAAGTATATAATTGGCAATTAGGACGGAAGATGCTGTATCCGTATGAGGAACGGCATCCGAAGTGGCAGTTTGCCTTTGTGTTCAATATCAATCGGTGTTTGGCCTGTCAGACCTGTTCCATGGCCGACAAGTCGACTTGGTTGTTCTCCAAAGGCCAGGAATACATGTGGTGGAACAATGTGGAAACCAAGCCGTACGGGGGCTATCCACAGTTCTACGATGTGAAAATCACGCAGTTGATCGAGCAAGTCAATCCCGGCGGACAAGTCTGGAACGTCCGTGTGGGTCGCAAACACCATGCGCCCTATGGCGTGTTCGAAGGAATGACCATTTTCGATGCGGGTGCCAAAGTTGGGCAAGCGGCCATCGGCTACATTCCTACAGACCAAGAATGGCGGTTTGTGAATATTTATGAAGACACGGCGACGTCGATGCGGGCCATTGTCGAAGGCATTGATAAAACCGGGTTTACCAAAGAAGAACCCTGGAAAATGCAAGGCAGCAGCTTGCCGGAGCATGAAACCTACTTCTTCTATCTCCAACGGATTTGTAACCACTGTACGTATCCGGGCTGTTTAGCCGCCTGTCCAAGAAAGGCCATCTACAAGCGGCCTGAAGACGGGATCGTGTTGATCGACCAAAACCGGTGTCGTGGGTACAAGAAGTGCGTGGAGCAATGCCCATTCAAGAAGCCCATGTATCGTGGAACGACTCGGGTGACCGAGAAGTGCATTGCGTGTTACCCCCGGGTGGAGGGTAAAGATCCTCTCACGGGTGGGGAGCCGATGGAAACGCGATGTATGGCCGCGTGCGTGGGGAAGATTCGCTTACAGAACCTCGTCAAGATTGGCGAAGATGGGCTGTGGGCGGAAGATCGCTGGAACCCACTGTATTACACCATTCGGGTGGAACAAGTGGCGTTACCGTTGTATCCCCAATGGGGAACAGAGCCGAATGGGTTTTATATCCCACCCCGGCAAGCACCTCGGGGGTACATCCGGCAGATGTTTGGGCCGGGCGTGGATGCGGCGATTGAGAAGTATTTGGTGCCGAGCCGGGAATTGTTAGCGGTGCTCCAATTGTGGAGAGCCAGCCAACAAATCATCTTCCGGTATGACGTGATTCCTGGACCCCTCGTCTTCGAGACCCAGATTCATGGTCGACGGTTCCAGATGTATAACGACACGGTGTTGGGCTTCAACAAGTCCGGCAAAGAAGCGGTACGGCAGCAGGTGGAAGAGCCGATTTACATTCGGCCGGCCGAACGCGTCACCTGGTTGTAG
- a CDS encoding carboxypeptidase-like regulatory domain-containing protein: protein MKHLTEIVRKILPIISSVALTFFLGVPGWAYEEIPVSNGGTITGTITLAGGSPRPMAFNLATIPDAVYCGRISTGTGWRIVEDFLVAPNNGLKDVVVVLKGVKQGKPFILPKVSIEAKDCDFYPFINVLRDRDEIEVINMDPVEHDIQGYETARVRGARVLFNRPLPMNPFHQVLGLMNGHQHLPGTPMVESIHLQKERDLFVMQCGFHPYMFSWGVVVKNPYYAITNLDGKFEINDIPPGTYTLSAWHAGMKQYIGQEITILPGQTVSVDLAYQAPQGRRSVHEMHDNPHFGLEVLGEGVEIVPSLRLQKPL, encoded by the coding sequence ATGAAACACCTGACCGAAATTGTAAGAAAAATCCTTCCTATAATAAGCAGCGTCGCCCTCACCTTCTTCCTAGGGGTACCGGGCTGGGCGTATGAAGAAATTCCTGTATCCAATGGTGGGACTATCACGGGCACCATTACCTTAGCCGGCGGATCTCCGAGACCGATGGCCTTTAATTTGGCCACCATTCCCGATGCGGTGTATTGCGGTAGGATTTCTACAGGAACCGGATGGCGAATTGTCGAAGATTTCCTCGTGGCTCCAAACAATGGACTCAAAGATGTGGTTGTGGTGCTCAAGGGAGTTAAACAGGGGAAACCTTTTATACTCCCAAAAGTGTCGATCGAAGCCAAGGACTGTGATTTTTATCCCTTCATCAACGTCCTACGCGATCGAGATGAAATTGAAGTCATTAATATGGATCCAGTCGAGCACGACATTCAGGGTTATGAAACCGCACGGGTTCGTGGAGCACGGGTATTGTTCAATCGACCGCTGCCCATGAATCCATTTCATCAAGTGTTGGGGCTCATGAATGGTCACCAGCACTTACCTGGAACACCTATGGTCGAATCCATTCATTTACAAAAAGAGCGAGACTTATTTGTTATGCAATGTGGGTTCCATCCCTATATGTTCTCCTGGGGCGTCGTGGTCAAAAACCCGTATTATGCCATTACTAATCTGGACGGGAAGTTTGAGATCAACGATATTCCACCAGGGACCTATACACTCTCCGCGTGGCATGCCGGCATGAAACAATATATTGGTCAAGAAATAACTATCCTGCCAGGCCAAACCGTTTCTGTCGATCTGGCATATCAGGCTCCACAGGGAAGACGTAGCGTGCATGAAATGCACGACAATCCCCATTTCGGATTGGAAGTGCTGGGTGAAGGAGTAGAGATCGTTCCCTCTCTCCGCCTCCAGAAACCATTATAG
- a CDS encoding sigma-54-dependent Fis family transcriptional regulator — MNRIETNYRALLKVAIELNSQRNTKSLWQAITAQIHQVMPWARASVTLYDAEADGFRFYVVATNLPKVVVKQNSVIPRMGSGMGWVYEHKTFHVRPDLKHEQVFLEDAWYVKEGLGRMINFPLLVKEKCLGILNIGSVDAGHPSSEDLEFLSQVAMQIAYAIDHVQAYEEISRLHQQLARENTYLVQELKQTKMFGPMVGKSRLFQEALALAREVAPTSATVLITGETGTGKELLAQAIHDESPRKDKPLVRINCAALPIGLVESELFGHERGAFTGAEAKREGRFELANGGTLFLDEIGEMPLETQAKLLRVIQDGLVDRVGGKHSIPVDVRLIAATNADLSTAIVQGRFRADLFYRIHVFPITIPPLRSRPEDIPELAQHFLEHYRIKFKRPCETIEQDSLRRLIRYSWPGNIRELENVIERAVILSHDSVLRIEDRLLTPSNTTPVPKAPADLLDVERQHILQTLAATNWQIEGGDGAAKQLGLAPSTLRSRIKKLQLQRPGHHTLES, encoded by the coding sequence GTGAACCGTATCGAAACCAACTATCGTGCATTGCTCAAAGTTGCCATTGAGCTGAATTCTCAACGTAATACCAAAAGTCTGTGGCAAGCCATCACCGCCCAAATTCACCAAGTCATGCCATGGGCCCGAGCAAGTGTCACCCTGTATGACGCCGAAGCCGATGGATTTCGGTTTTATGTCGTGGCAACCAATCTCCCTAAAGTGGTGGTGAAACAAAATTCCGTGATCCCACGAATGGGAAGTGGGATGGGATGGGTCTATGAGCACAAGACATTCCATGTCCGTCCAGATCTCAAGCACGAGCAAGTGTTTCTCGAAGATGCCTGGTACGTGAAAGAAGGTTTAGGCCGAATGATCAATTTCCCACTTCTCGTCAAAGAGAAATGTTTGGGAATTCTCAATATTGGAAGTGTCGATGCTGGTCACCCAAGCTCAGAGGACCTCGAGTTTTTATCGCAGGTCGCCATGCAAATCGCGTACGCCATCGACCATGTCCAAGCCTATGAAGAAATTAGCCGGTTACACCAGCAATTGGCACGAGAGAATACTTATCTGGTTCAAGAACTCAAACAGACAAAAATGTTCGGACCCATGGTGGGTAAAAGCCGCCTTTTTCAGGAGGCACTTGCACTCGCTCGGGAAGTCGCACCAACTTCCGCCACTGTCCTAATCACGGGAGAGACTGGCACAGGGAAGGAACTCCTGGCACAGGCCATTCACGATGAAAGCCCACGAAAAGATAAACCATTGGTGCGAATCAATTGTGCGGCACTCCCTATTGGCTTGGTGGAAAGTGAACTCTTCGGACATGAACGGGGCGCCTTCACCGGTGCAGAGGCTAAACGAGAAGGACGGTTTGAATTAGCCAACGGCGGAACGTTGTTTTTAGATGAGATCGGTGAAATGCCGTTAGAGACCCAGGCAAAATTATTAAGGGTCATTCAAGATGGTTTAGTAGACCGAGTGGGAGGGAAGCATTCTATTCCGGTGGATGTCCGCCTTATTGCTGCGACAAACGCAGATCTATCAACCGCGATTGTACAGGGGCGTTTTCGTGCTGATCTCTTTTATCGTATTCATGTCTTCCCGATTACTATTCCTCCGCTTCGATCTAGGCCCGAAGACATTCCAGAATTGGCGCAGCATTTTCTCGAGCATTACCGAATTAAATTCAAGCGACCTTGTGAAACTATTGAACAAGACTCTCTTCGTAGACTTATCCGATATTCCTGGCCAGGAAATATACGAGAATTAGAAAACGTCATTGAGCGGGCAGTGATTCTCTCGCATGACTCGGTATTACGAATTGAAGATCGGCTGCTCACCCCTTCCAATACCACGCCAGTTCCAAAGGCACCAGCAGACTTATTGGATGTCGAACGTCAACATATTCTGCAGACATTGGCTGCAACCAATTGGCAGATCGAAGGTGGGGACGGTGCCGCAAAACAGCTTGGATTAGCCCCTAGCACTCTCCGAAGCCGGATTAAAAAATTACAACTGCAACGGCCAGGCCACCATACATTAGAATCCTGA
- a CDS encoding sigma-54-dependent Fis family transcriptional regulator, with protein sequence MPYKSGSNVAKIVDSHLSDIGVVERFYQTLLEVTNILNSQRNTESLWKAITGHIKKVIPWERAGITLYHEDIDGFRFYAVETSMPTVKLTCDTVIPREGSGFGWVYDHKSIHIRKSLQHEQVFLEDHYYLQEGLGRMINLPLIVRDTCLGTLNIGSVESGDPDPQSLTFLRQVATQIAFAIDQVKSYEEISQLREQLARENAYLLEEIKFNHDFGAMIGASQKFKKVLDLAQAVAKTNSSVLITGETGTGKELLARFIHELSSRKNNPFVRINCASLPAGLVESELFGHERGAFTGAEQYRPGKFELADNGTLFLDEIGEMPLEAQAKLLRVLQDGIIDRVGSSKPLSVDVRIIAATNSDLSKLIAEGRFRSDLFYRLHVFPIVIPPLRERPQDIALLARHFMDKNRVEFKRPCQDIDEASLERLLQYSWPGNIRELKNIIERVMILSRSAILHIDKSLLSTKQVGGDQEFSGELKDIERSRIQQALVRSEGKIEGALGAAKQLGLHPSTLRSRLKKLGLNRQAIA encoded by the coding sequence ATGCCTTATAAGAGTGGTTCGAATGTCGCGAAAATTGTAGATTCTCATTTATCTGATATTGGGGTGGTCGAACGGTTTTACCAAACCTTGCTTGAGGTCACGAACATTCTTAATTCTCAGAGAAATACGGAAAGTTTATGGAAAGCCATTACGGGACACATAAAAAAGGTCATTCCGTGGGAGCGGGCGGGCATTACCCTGTATCACGAAGATATTGATGGCTTTCGCTTTTATGCCGTAGAAACAAGTATGCCAACTGTGAAGTTGACATGCGATACGGTGATCCCTCGAGAAGGTAGCGGTTTTGGATGGGTCTATGACCATAAGTCAATTCACATTCGAAAATCCCTCCAGCATGAACAGGTGTTTCTTGAGGATCACTATTATTTACAGGAAGGGCTTGGTCGAATGATTAATCTGCCCCTCATTGTTCGCGATACCTGTTTGGGCACGCTCAATATTGGGAGTGTGGAATCGGGTGACCCTGACCCACAAAGTTTGACATTTTTACGTCAAGTAGCGACCCAAATTGCCTTTGCAATCGATCAGGTGAAGTCCTACGAAGAAATTAGTCAATTACGAGAACAGTTGGCCAGGGAAAATGCGTATCTGCTCGAGGAAATAAAATTCAATCACGATTTTGGAGCCATGATTGGGGCCAGCCAAAAATTTAAAAAGGTTTTAGATTTGGCTCAAGCCGTGGCTAAGACCAACAGTTCTGTTTTGATCACCGGAGAAACCGGAACCGGCAAGGAGCTCCTGGCTCGCTTTATCCATGAGTTGAGTTCTCGGAAAAATAATCCCTTTGTCAGAATCAATTGTGCCTCACTACCGGCAGGCCTTGTGGAAAGTGAATTGTTTGGTCATGAGCGTGGCGCCTTTACCGGCGCAGAGCAATATCGTCCAGGGAAGTTTGAATTGGCCGATAACGGCACGCTGTTTTTGGACGAAATTGGAGAGATGCCCTTAGAGGCGCAAGCCAAGTTACTGCGAGTCCTTCAGGATGGAATTATCGACCGCGTGGGAAGCAGTAAACCCCTTTCTGTTGATGTCAGAATTATTGCGGCGACGAATAGTGATCTGAGCAAGTTGATTGCCGAAGGGCGATTTCGCTCAGACCTGTTTTATCGGCTCCATGTCTTTCCCATTGTTATCCCACCGCTTCGGGAACGTCCTCAGGATATTGCCCTGCTGGCAAGGCATTTTATGGACAAAAATCGTGTGGAGTTTAAACGACCCTGTCAGGATATTGATGAGGCCTCACTTGAACGTCTGCTTCAATATTCTTGGCCAGGGAATATTCGTGAACTTAAAAACATTATTGAACGAGTCATGATCCTTTCTCGATCTGCTATCCTGCATATTGATAAATCATTGCTGAGCACCAAACAAGTAGGAGGAGACCAGGAGTTTTCCGGGGAACTCAAAGACATAGAACGGTCGAGGATTCAACAGGCTTTGGTGCGAAGCGAAGGAAAAATTGAAGGTGCCTTGGGTGCGGCTAAACAATTAGGGCTTCATCCAAGTACTTTGCGAAGTCGATTAAAAAAGTTAGGGCTAAACCGCCAAGCTATAGCATAA
- a CDS encoding FAD-dependent oxidoreductase, giving the protein MNENSIPGTYLVKLKARQEVAENTVAFYFERPTGFSFKAGQFLDLELLHPPETDSKGNTRAFTIASAPSEDHLMVVTRLRDTSFKQVLTRLPLDSPVNIEGPFGTLILSETMTKPLVFLAGGIGITPFRSMLVQAVHDQLPNRIYLFYTNRRPEDAAFLEELHTRQETHPLFTLIPIMTQSQLSLHKWTGETGYCDGTMLKKYLDDIQQPHYYVVGPPKMVEGMKSMLSEAGIVKTQFRSEKFSGY; this is encoded by the coding sequence ATGAATGAAAATTCTATTCCAGGAACATATCTGGTAAAACTGAAGGCCCGTCAAGAAGTGGCTGAAAACACCGTGGCCTTTTATTTTGAACGGCCAACAGGTTTCTCGTTCAAGGCGGGGCAATTCCTGGACCTTGAATTACTCCATCCCCCTGAAACTGATTCAAAAGGAAATACACGGGCTTTCACGATTGCCAGCGCTCCCTCTGAAGATCATCTAATGGTCGTGACCCGTTTACGAGATACTTCATTTAAGCAAGTCCTAACACGGTTACCCCTTGACTCCCCTGTGAACATTGAGGGTCCATTCGGCACGTTAATTTTATCGGAGACAATGACAAAGCCGTTGGTCTTTCTGGCAGGAGGCATTGGGATCACACCATTTCGAAGCATGCTCGTCCAAGCCGTCCATGATCAATTACCAAATAGGATATACCTCTTCTACACGAATCGGCGCCCCGAAGACGCCGCCTTTCTTGAGGAACTACACACCCGTCAAGAAACCCACCCACTCTTCACCCTCATTCCGATCATGACACAGTCGCAACTTTCTCTTCACAAATGGACCGGGGAAACAGGATATTGCGACGGCACAATGCTGAAGAAGTACCTGGATGATATTCAGCAGCCACATTATTATGTGGTCGGCCCTCCAAAGATGGTTGAAGGCATGAAATCCATGCTGAGCGAAGCGGGAATCGTGAAGACACAATTTCGTTCGGAGAAATTTTCCGGCTACTAA
- a CDS encoding iron-containing redox enzyme family protein → MTQKRLTPTQFRNQLLAVMDKKHHWAWPQFAGSAISKAQLKIHFQQEYGVYVRDFPVLLARIHGTNPPMDVRRKLAENIFEEDTGKLSLGKSHPELFLTMMAGLGFQNGAFGNLTLLPASRRYRTWLDQATLNRIWLVGTAVMTIFVEGSINDRQELLHPSKARSKREIESHIKRHPLVRFHGLSPAYMDLSRAHQLVENGHRHDAYDMVVNHTTTRQDQETILTALRKSLRLWLVYRDGIARACRLTP, encoded by the coding sequence ATGACTCAAAAAAGGTTAACTCCCACGCAATTCCGCAATCAGTTGTTGGCCGTAATGGACAAGAAACATCATTGGGCTTGGCCACAGTTTGCAGGCAGCGCAATTTCAAAAGCCCAACTCAAAATCCATTTTCAGCAGGAATATGGGGTCTATGTCCGAGACTTCCCTGTCTTGTTAGCCCGCATTCACGGAACGAATCCACCCATGGATGTCCGTCGAAAGTTGGCGGAAAATATTTTTGAGGAGGATACGGGAAAATTGTCGTTAGGGAAATCTCATCCCGAGCTCTTTTTGACCATGATGGCGGGATTAGGATTTCAAAACGGCGCTTTTGGCAACTTAACCCTGCTTCCCGCAAGCCGTCGCTATCGTACCTGGCTCGACCAGGCGACACTAAATCGAATTTGGCTAGTGGGGACAGCAGTGATGACCATTTTCGTTGAAGGCAGCATCAACGATCGGCAAGAACTGCTCCATCCTTCCAAGGCAAGATCAAAACGGGAAATCGAATCGCATATTAAACGCCATCCCTTGGTGCGCTTTCACGGTCTCTCCCCTGCCTATATGGACTTAAGCCGTGCCCATCAATTGGTTGAAAACGGACATCGGCATGATGCCTATGATATGGTCGTCAATCACACCACCACTCGACAGGACCAAGAAACCATTTTGACGGCCTTGCGAAAATCCTTACGACTCTGGTTGGTCTACAGAGATGGGATCGCCCGGGCCTGCCGATTGACGCCGTGA
- a CDS encoding response regulator, producing the protein MVDDNAVVRKSIAKRLVREAFLVQTFESGEKVLDALHHEHPDAVLLDFKMPGLNGEETLAEMRKRGLTVPVVILTAYSDVMDVSKSQYQGVVSLVTKSLELEDVVSVAKEAITNRRSLTF; encoded by the coding sequence GTGGTAGATGATAACGCCGTCGTTCGGAAGAGTATTGCCAAACGACTCGTAAGGGAAGCCTTTTTGGTTCAAACTTTTGAGTCAGGTGAAAAAGTTCTTGACGCACTTCATCACGAACATCCCGATGCTGTGCTGTTGGATTTTAAAATGCCTGGACTTAATGGAGAAGAAACCTTAGCTGAGATGCGGAAAAGAGGGTTAACGGTTCCCGTCGTCATTTTAACGGCTTATAGTGATGTCATGGATGTGTCAAAGAGTCAGTATCAAGGGGTCGTGTCACTGGTAACTAAATCTTTGGAATTAGAAGACGTTGTATCGGTGGCCAAAGAAGCGATCACTAATCGACGATCTTTAACCTTTTGA